The Dictyoglomus sp. genome includes a region encoding these proteins:
- a CDS encoding response regulator, with product MVKVFLIDDSEDFINSAIKLLEEEGIEVIGFALSGKEGIEKIKNLKPDLVFVDIIMPEMDGFSTIKEIKKINNHVKTVILTLYDNEEYKKAGYEIGANGFISKSEFFSGVKDIINKILGEKTMKTILIVDDSKTIRKMVITILSKIPNLIFEEAESGLFALEKLALKNIDLMILDLNMPDMHGLEVLKFLRSHDNYKDLPVIILTTRGDEEMRETALKEGANYYITKPFDPEVLISKVKEFLNLGAYHGGG from the coding sequence ATGGTGAAGGTATTTTTAATTGATGATAGTGAGGATTTTATAAATTCTGCAATTAAATTATTGGAGGAGGAGGGGATTGAAGTTATTGGTTTTGCCCTTTCAGGGAAAGAGGGAATTGAAAAAATTAAGAATTTAAAGCCTGATTTAGTTTTTGTTGACATTATAATGCCTGAGATGGATGGATTTTCAACAATAAAGGAAATAAAAAAAATAAACAATCATGTAAAAACTGTAATTCTTACCTTATATGATAATGAAGAGTATAAAAAAGCAGGTTATGAAATAGGAGCTAATGGTTTTATCTCCAAATCAGAGTTTTTCTCAGGAGTAAAAGATATTATCAATAAAATCTTAGGGGAGAAAACTATGAAAACTATTTTAATTGTAGATGATTCTAAAACTATTAGAAAGATGGTGATTACGATTCTTTCGAAAATTCCTAATTTAATCTTTGAAGAGGCGGAGAGTGGTCTTTTTGCTTTAGAAAAACTTGCTCTTAAAAATATTGATCTTATGATTCTTGATCTTAACATGCCCGATATGCATGGTTTGGAAGTGCTGAAATTCTTAAGAAGTCATGATAATTATAAGGATTTGCCTGTGATTATTCTCACCACTCGGGGAGATGAGGAGATGAGGGAAACCGCATTAAAAGAAGGAGCAAATTATTATATAACAAAGCCCTTTGATCCTGAGGTATTGATTTCTAAAGTGAAAGAATTTTTAAACTTAGGAGCTTATCATGGGGGAGGATAA
- a CDS encoding chemotaxis protein CheA: MGEDKEFLESILKDYFAECEEHLLSIKKNILILEDFLGKERIDESIVNELFRSFHTIKGLSAMVGISSAENLSHDLESYLKLLKSGKKILKDEDLAILREGVKYLEEVILCEKEKKEIPDLTSILDKLKLLLSENSPKEEKNIKMERELEDLFDKKTKEGKSIFQVIFYPSQELSEKGINVDFIREKLSEVSEIIKVSPKIDENKRMYFEFIVACDKEEKLKFLQELEVDFYLLREKIVSKEEKKEKPSITSQATSYIRVDLSKLDELMRILGELVIARSRLHENLREIEKYLPLHIYRNLLETNRSLERHLRELRESLMRVRLIPIGEAFERMQFVIRDLIRESNKKINLHISGKETEIDKYIVERIVEPLLHLVRNAISHGIEGEEERIKKGKDPTGNIYLRAYTSGEEVVIEVENDGRPIDTEKVAEKALKLGLIRDKSEVSSEEKILDIICSPDFSTKDEADRASGRGVGMAVVRNTVKELGGKLSLRSNEKSTCFTLRLPLTLAILDTIIVEVSSERYAIPQSSIREIIEIRKEDIVEFRGMKIISHRDKSIPLVFLSDVFKLSKNNKNKYYVLLVIKENKEWGIIVDKVINIREAVIRPINDPIILENPAISGATDFGDGKVVLILNVEGLLRREVREGV; encoded by the coding sequence ATGGGGGAGGATAAAGAATTTTTAGAATCCATATTAAAGGATTACTTTGCTGAGTGTGAAGAGCATCTTCTATCCATAAAGAAGAATATTTTAATTTTAGAAGATTTTCTTGGAAAGGAAAGGATAGATGAAAGTATAGTAAATGAGCTTTTTAGAAGTTTTCATACAATAAAGGGACTTTCCGCGATGGTAGGAATATCTTCTGCAGAAAATCTTTCCCACGATTTAGAAAGTTATTTAAAGCTCCTAAAATCTGGAAAAAAGATTTTAAAGGATGAGGATTTAGCAATATTAAGAGAGGGAGTTAAATATTTGGAGGAAGTTATTTTGTGTGAAAAAGAGAAGAAAGAAATTCCTGATCTAACCTCTATCCTTGATAAGTTAAAATTACTTCTTTCAGAAAATTCTCCTAAAGAAGAAAAGAATATAAAGATGGAAAGGGAATTAGAGGATCTCTTTGATAAAAAAACTAAAGAAGGTAAAAGCATATTTCAAGTAATATTCTATCCTTCTCAAGAGCTTTCAGAAAAAGGTATTAATGTAGATTTTATAAGGGAAAAGCTTTCAGAAGTTTCAGAGATTATTAAAGTGTCCCCTAAGATTGATGAGAATAAAAGAATGTATTTTGAATTCATTGTTGCCTGTGATAAAGAAGAAAAACTTAAATTTTTACAGGAACTTGAGGTTGATTTCTATCTTTTGAGAGAAAAGATTGTTTCCAAGGAGGAAAAAAAGGAAAAACCATCTATAACATCTCAGGCTACATCCTATATTAGAGTAGATCTTTCTAAGCTTGATGAACTCATGAGAATATTGGGAGAGCTTGTAATTGCTCGATCAAGGCTTCATGAGAATTTAAGGGAAATAGAAAAATATCTCCCTCTCCATATATATAGAAATCTTTTGGAGACCAATAGATCCTTGGAAAGACATTTAAGGGAATTAAGGGAAAGTCTTATGAGAGTAAGACTTATCCCCATAGGAGAAGCCTTTGAAAGGATGCAATTTGTAATAAGGGATTTGATTAGAGAGAGTAACAAAAAGATAAATTTGCATATATCGGGAAAGGAAACAGAAATTGATAAATATATTGTGGAAAGAATTGTGGAGCCTCTTCTTCACTTGGTAAGAAATGCCATAAGTCATGGAATTGAAGGAGAAGAAGAAAGAATAAAAAAGGGAAAGGATCCTACTGGAAATATATACCTCCGAGCCTATACATCAGGAGAAGAAGTGGTAATAGAAGTGGAAAATGATGGAAGACCCATTGATACCGAAAAAGTTGCTGAAAAAGCTTTAAAGCTTGGACTTATAAGGGACAAATCAGAAGTAAGTTCCGAGGAGAAAATATTAGATATCATATGTTCTCCTGATTTTTCTACAAAGGATGAAGCGGATAGAGCCAGTGGAAGGGGAGTAGGAATGGCTGTAGTTAGAAATACTGTAAAGGAGCTTGGAGGAAAACTTTCTTTAAGAAGTAATGAGAAAAGCACTTGCTTTACTCTAAGACTTCCCCTTACCCTTGCCATTTTGGACACGATAATTGTAGAGGTTTCTTCAGAAAGATATGCCATTCCTCAATCTTCCATAAGAGAGATTATAGAGATAAGAAAGGAAGATATTGTTGAATTTCGAGGCATGAAAATTATTTCCCATAGAGATAAAAGTATACCTTTGGTGTTTCTCTCCGATGTTTTTAAATTATCAAAAAATAATAAAAATAAATATTATGTGCTTTTAGTTATTAAGGAAAACAAAGAATGGGGAATTATAGTAGATAAGGTGATAAATATAAGAGAGGCAGTAATAAGACCTATTAATGATCCTATCATTTTGGAAAATCCTGCTATCTCAGGAGCAACAGATTTTGGAGATGGAAAGGTGGTACTAATTTTAAATGTGGAGGGACTTTTAAGAAGAGAGGTGAGAGAAGGTGTTTAA
- a CDS encoding chemotaxis protein CheW produces the protein MFNKLDEDNSYVIFQLGNTYYGIRSKYIQQIEMIENITHVPNVPNYIEGVVFSRGKVIPAINLRVRLGMEKIHFNIKTRMIVVKVKNREVGLIVDSAREYTTISKDKIQESFEDIFEVSERFLEGVANLGDRLILILNLEEILKEGGKESEEEKK, from the coding sequence GTGTTTAATAAGCTTGATGAGGATAATTCCTATGTAATATTTCAATTGGGAAATACTTATTATGGGATAAGAAGTAAATATATTCAGCAGATTGAGATGATAGAAAATATTACCCATGTTCCTAATGTTCCCAATTATATAGAAGGAGTGGTTTTTTCCCGAGGAAAGGTTATTCCTGCTATAAATCTGAGAGTAAGATTGGGAATGGAGAAAATTCATTTCAATATTAAGACAAGAATGATAGTAGTAAAAGTTAAGAATAGAGAAGTAGGGCTTATTGTGGATTCTGCAAGGGAATACACTACAATTTCTAAGGATAAGATTCAGGAATCCTTTGAAGATATATTTGAAGTTTCAGAAAGATTTTTAGAAGGAGTTGCTAACTTAGGAGATAGATTAATCTTAATTTTAAATTTAGAGGAGATTTTAAAAGAGGGAGGGAAAGAAAGTGAAGAAGAAAAAAAGTGA
- a CDS encoding methyl-accepting chemotaxis protein: MKKKKSDEINLENLTGIEITEDLDERLRGFTEEFRNTTEQAESISRSTEELVSSANEMTASIEEMKENLDSLSTSVEEISSSIEELSQSIQSVSQMAQEIASSSTELSASMVEMVNSIKTVSSDVESLATAVSETASSIEQISRSIQGVAENAKELSNSADITTSSINEMASSIEEVTASIENLSASVEEIATSIEEMARSIDSVAKSTKDISEAVSNSATSALQLEKSIKSVVDITKRADEISKTLEKEAKEGGATVEKAIQGINRIKQVMDQISSVIKEMGKRAGEITEIVDTIDLIAERTNLLSLNASIEAARAGEAGRGFAVVAEEIRNLADRSTKATSDIAKIIKNLQAVAEEAVDASKEGLKVVEESTYLSEEGANALKRILLGVEETTKMISQIARASEEQLIAGQNVVNSVNITSKQAEEIARSTSEQTKTAHNIVQNINNIRRISKEMVNAMQEQSKTAREILRSGQTTARLASQVEKATAEQSQGVSQIVQAVDSMRKISLSTAKAMQEQSIASDQISRETDRLSKIINNVSKALSEQAMASSQISIAVEDIRKQLEGIRKGISEQVLSNKNTLSAISNISKQIKLIADSNKRNMENLNLIFRSISGIKKLVGELGKE; the protein is encoded by the coding sequence GTGAAGAAGAAAAAAAGTGATGAGATAAATCTTGAAAACCTTACGGGGATAGAAATAACTGAGGATTTAGATGAGAGATTAAGAGGTTTTACCGAGGAGTTTAGAAATACCACTGAACAGGCGGAAAGTATAAGCAGATCTACAGAAGAATTGGTATCTTCCGCTAATGAGATGACCGCATCCATAGAAGAAATGAAAGAAAATCTTGATAGTCTCTCTACTTCTGTTGAAGAAATTTCTTCAAGTATTGAGGAGCTTTCCCAATCTATTCAAAGTGTTAGCCAGATGGCTCAGGAAATAGCATCATCCTCTACAGAATTATCCGCAAGTATGGTAGAGATGGTAAACTCTATAAAAACAGTAAGTTCCGATGTAGAATCCTTAGCTACTGCCGTAAGTGAGACTGCATCTTCTATAGAACAGATTTCCAGATCAATCCAGGGTGTGGCGGAAAATGCAAAAGAATTATCAAACTCCGCTGATATAACCACATCCTCTATTAATGAAATGGCATCCTCCATAGAAGAAGTAACTGCATCCATTGAAAATCTTTCAGCTTCAGTGGAGGAAATTGCAACATCCATAGAAGAGATGGCAAGATCTATTGATAGTGTAGCAAAGAGTACAAAGGATATAAGTGAGGCAGTATCCAATAGTGCTACTAGTGCCCTTCAGTTGGAAAAGTCTATAAAATCTGTTGTGGATATAACAAAAAGGGCAGATGAAATATCAAAGACTCTTGAGAAAGAGGCAAAGGAAGGAGGAGCTACTGTTGAAAAAGCTATTCAAGGTATAAATAGGATAAAGCAGGTAATGGATCAGATATCTTCCGTTATAAAGGAGATGGGAAAGAGAGCAGGCGAAATTACAGAGATTGTAGATACCATAGATTTGATTGCAGAAAGGACAAACCTCCTTTCCCTTAATGCATCCATAGAAGCTGCAAGGGCAGGAGAGGCAGGAAGAGGTTTTGCTGTTGTTGCGGAAGAGATTAGAAATCTTGCGGATAGATCCACAAAGGCAACTTCTGATATAGCTAAAATTATAAAAAACTTGCAGGCTGTAGCGGAAGAGGCTGTAGATGCATCAAAGGAAGGCTTAAAAGTTGTGGAAGAGAGTACCTATCTTTCTGAGGAAGGGGCAAATGCTCTAAAAAGAATTCTCTTAGGTGTGGAAGAAACCACAAAGATGATCTCTCAAATAGCAAGAGCCAGTGAAGAACAACTTATTGCGGGACAGAATGTGGTAAATAGTGTGAACATTACCTCTAAACAGGCGGAAGAAATTGCAAGATCTACCTCGGAACAAACAAAAACAGCTCACAATATTGTACAAAATATAAATAATATAAGAAGAATATCAAAGGAAATGGTAAATGCCATGCAAGAACAATCAAAGACTGCTAGGGAGATATTAAGATCAGGGCAGACTACTGCTCGTCTTGCAAGTCAAGTAGAAAAAGCTACAGCGGAACAATCTCAGGGAGTTTCTCAGATTGTTCAGGCAGTAGATTCCATGAGAAAAATATCCCTTTCCACTGCAAAAGCTATGCAGGAGCAAAGTATAGCCAGCGATCAAATTTCAAGAGAAACAGATAGGCTTTCTAAGATAATTAATAACGTGAGTAAAGCCTTATCGGAACAAGCTATGGCATCCTCTCAAATTTCTATTGCAGTGGAAGATATTAGGAAACAACTTGAAGGTATCAGAAAGGGAATTTCAGAGCAAGTTTTATCTAATAAAAATACCTTATCCGCTATAAGCAATATCTCAAAACAGATAAAACTTATTGCAGATTCCAATAAAAGAAATATGGAAAACTTAAACTTAATTTTCAGAAGTATTTCTGGTATAAAAAAATTAGTAGGAGAATTGGGTAAAGAATAA